One Littorina saxatilis isolate snail1 linkage group LG12, US_GU_Lsax_2.0, whole genome shotgun sequence genomic region harbors:
- the LOC138982635 gene encoding 26S proteasome non-ATPase regulatory subunit 11-like codes for MAATDVLLQQAVHMRKTNNQQASQLLTKIVKQEVKTLDDEAIRVKEQAILEIGTLFAETKQATELAGLIKFVRPFLGIVSKAKAAKLVRSLVDMFLDMEAGTGKEIELCKECIGWAKDENRTFLRQALEARLISLYFDTTNYQEALALGSTLLRELKKLDDKALLVEVQLLESKVYHALGNLPKARAALTSGRTTANGIYCPPKLQAALDMQSGVLHAADERDFKTAYSYFYEAFEGYDSIDSPKALTALKYMLLSKIMLNLADEVQAIVSGKLALKYTGPEVEAMKSIAQASHKRSLADFQKTLATYKSQLAEDPIVNAHLKTLYDNLLEQNLCRIIEPFSKVQVQHVANLIKLPVNTVEKKLSQMILDKKFHGILDQGAGVLIVFEETAVDKTYENALETIHSMGKVVDALYAKAKKLT; via the exons TGAAACAAGAAGTAAAGACGCTTGACGATGAGGCAATCAGGGTCAAGGAGCAAGCCATTCTCGAGATTGGCACTCTGTTTGCAGAGACCAAGCAAGCTACAG AATTGGCCGGGCTGATCAAGTTTGTGCGCCCTTTCCTGGGCATTGTCAGCAAAGCCAAGGCAGCCAAACTTGTGCGCTCTCTTGTTGACATGTTCCTGGACATGGAAGCAGGCACAGGCAAAGAG ATTGAATTGTGCAAAGAGTGCATTGGCTGGGCCAAGGATGAGAACCGCACATTTTTACGCCAAGCACTAGAG GCTCGACTGATCTCCTTGTACTTCGACACAACGAATTACCAAGAGGCACTGGCATTAG GTTCCACATTATTGCGGGAGTTGAAGAAGCTGGATGACAAAGCCCTACTTGTTGAAGTACAGTTATTAGAGAGCAAAGTTTACCATGCCCTGGGAAACCTGCCCAAAGCGAG AGCGGCCTTAACGTCTGGCAGAACCACAGCAAACGGAATCTACTGTCCTCCAAAGCTTCAGGCAGCTCTAGATATGCAGTCAG GTGTGTTGCATGCAGCAGATGAGCGTGATTTCAAGACAGCTTACTCCTATTTCTATGAAGCATTTGAAGGCTACGATTCCATCGACAGTCCCAAAGCTCTCACTGCCCTGAAGTACATGCTGCTTAGCAAGATCATGCTCAACTT AGCGGACGAGGTGCAGGCAATCGTGAGTGGGAAGCTAGCGCTGAAGTACACAGGTCCTGAAGTAGAAGCCATGAAGAGCATCGCACAGGCCAGCCACAAGCGATCCCTTGCCGACTTCCAGAAG ACGCTGGCGACGTACAAGAGCCAGCTGGCAGAGGACCCCATTGTGAACGCTCACCTTAAGACGCTGTATGACAACTTGCTGGAGCAGAACCTGTGCCGCATCATCGAGCCTTTCTCCAAGGTCCAGGTGCAACACGTCGCCAACCTCATCAAACTGCCAGTG aacacaGTTGAAAAGAAGCTATCTCAGATGATCTTGGACAAGAAATTCCATG GCATCCTGGACCAAGGTGCTGGAGTGCTGATCGTGTTCGAAGAGACAGCGGTGGACAAGACCTACGAGAACGCCCTGGAGACGATACACAGCATGGGCAAAGTGGTAGATGCCCTGTATGCCAAGGCCAAGAAGTTGACATAA